A single genomic interval of Camelina sativa cultivar DH55 chromosome 11, Cs, whole genome shotgun sequence harbors:
- the LOC104723574 gene encoding pentatricopeptide repeat-containing protein At4g15720, whose translation MKKRLIQNVRLAPANATTSPFLLLHIKTKAFLVHKLSESTNPILTNLLHTLTLKLGLASDTFTVNLLINSYVKLREVNTARKVFGEMCQPNVVSWTSVISGFNNMGQPQTALSMFQEMHEDRSVPPNEYTFASVFKACSSLAESRIGKCIHARLEISGLRSNTVVSSSLVDMYGKCNDVETARRVFDSMIGYGRNVVSWTSMITAYAQSGRGHEAIELFRSFNASSTLDRPNQFMLASVISACSSLGRLKWGEVAHGLVTRGGYESNNVVASSLLDMYAKCGSLSCAEKVFLSIRCHSVITYTSMIMAKAKHGLGEAAIKLFDEMVGKRINPNYVTLLGVLHACGHSGLVNEGLEFLNSMAEKHGVIPDPKHYTCVVDMLGRCGRVDEAYDLAKTIQVGAEQGALLWGALLSAGRLHGRVEIVCEASKRLIQSDQQVTSAYIALSNAYAVAGGWEDSESLRLEMKRSGNVKERACSWIESKGSVYVFHAGDLSCDESGEIERFLKDLQKRMKERGHRGSSMITSSSVFVDVDEEAKEAMVNLHCERLALAYGLIHLPAGSTIRIMNNLRMCRDCHEAFKLISEIVQREIVVRDVNRFHCFKNGSCTCRDFW comes from the coding sequence ATGAAAAAACGGTTAATCCAAAATGTCCGATTAGCCCCTGCAAATGCAACAACTTctccgtttcttcttcttcacataaaAACGAAAGCTTTCTTGGTACATAAGCTTTCGGAATCCACCAACCCTATTCTTACAAATTTATTACATACCCTGACTCTGAAACTTGGGCTCGCGAGTGACACTTTCACTGTGAATCTCCTCATAAATAGTTATGTCAAGCTCAGAGAAGTCAACACTGCACGCAAGGTGTTTGGTGAAATGTGTCAACCAAACGTCGTTTCCTGGACTTCGGTTATTTCTGGGTTTAACAACATGGGTCAGCCTCAAACTGCTCTGTCTATGTTTCAGGAGATGCATGAAGACAGATCTGTGCCTCCCAATGAGTACACGTTTGCTAGTGTCTTTAAAGCATGTTCGTCTTTGGCTGAATCAAGAATCGGGAAATGCATACACGCCCGTCTTGAGATTTCCGGGCTCAGAAGCAATACCGTGGTGAGTTCCTCTCTTGTTGACATGTATGGGAAATGCAACGATGTGGAAACGGCTAGAAGGGTTTTTGACTCCATGATTGGTTATGGTAGAAATGTTGTTTCTTGGACTTCTATGATCACTGCTTATGCGCAGAGCGGTCGTGGCCATGAAGCTATTGAGTTGTTTAGATCATTCAATGCTTCTTCGACGTTAGATAGGCCGAATCAGTTCATGCTGGCTAGTGTAATTAGTGCTTGCTCTAGTTTAGGTAGGCTGAAATGGGGAGAAGTTGCTCACGGGTTAGTCACTCGAGGTGGTTATGAATCGAACAATGTGGTTGCTAGCTCGCTTCTTGATATGTACGCGAAGTGCGGGTCTCTCAGCTGTGCGGAGAAAGTCTTCTTGAGCATTCGTTGTCATTCTGTTATAACGTACACGTCTATGATCATGGCAAAGGCAAAGCATGGACTTGGAGAAGCAGCGATCAAACTATTCGATGAAATGGTTGGAAAGAGAATAAATCCTAACTATGTAACGTTACTCGGCGTGTTACACGCTTGTGGCCATTCGGGTCTTGTTAACGAAGGCTTAGAGTTCTTGAATTCAATGGCTGAGAAGCATGGTGTAATCCCTGACCCGAAGCATTACACTTGTGTTGTTGATATGCTTGGGAGATGTGGCCGTGTTGACGAAGCTTATGACTTGGCGAAAACGATACAAGTTGGAGCAGAGCAAGGGGCGCTCTTGTGGGGAGCTCTTCTTTCAGCTGGTAGGTTACATGGGAGAGTAGAGATTGTTTGTGAAGCAAGCAAGCGGTTAATTCAGTCGGATCAGCAAGTGACAAGTGCGTATATCGCATTATCCAATGCTTATGCTGTGGCTGGAGGATGGGAAGATTCAGAGTCTCTTCGATTAGAGATGAAGCGTAGTGGAAACGTGAAAGAACGAGCTTGTAGCTGGATTGAGAGTAAGGGGTCAGTTTATGTCTTTCACGCTGGGGATTTGTCTTGTGATGAAAGCGGTGAGATTGAGAGGTTTTTGAAAGATCTGCAGAAGCGAATGAAGGAAAGAGGACACAGGGGAAGTAGTATGATCACAAGTTCATCggtttttgttgatgttgaCGAGGAAGCTAAAGAGGCAATGGTGAATTTGCATTGTGAGAGATTGGCTTTAGCCTATGGATTGATTCATTTGCCTGCGGGATCAACTATTCGGATTATGAACAATTTGAGGATGTGTAGAGATTGCCATGAGGCTTTCAAGCTGATCAGTGAGATTGTGCAGAGAGAAATTGTTGTTAGGGATGTAAATAGGTTTCATTGTTTCAAGAATGGATCTTGTACTTGTCGTGATTTTTGGTGA